cacttcactCTACAGCTCAGACGCTAAACTCGATACCGAAAATGACCGAATGATGTTTTATTGATGTTTTATGGATGCCCCCCCCACACAATGTAAAAAAACGTcaaatgcttgtgtgtgtgtgtgtgtgtgtgtgtaaatgtaaaaataatttaacgtaaaataaaaatacacgaAAGTCGGAAAACATGCACGCGCACTTTAACTGGGAataaatttcacattttttgtacTTACATGACTGTTGCCTTTTCCCGTTCACACTTGTagatgaaatatttatatatatatatatttatatatataaaaatataaaaagaaaagaaaaataataatgattaaaaaacttGGCTCGTGTCTCTGGAGTCTCGCGCACTGAAacacaaattaattaaattgaactgaattgaatttcttCTTGAACAGGTTCATTTAACGGCTAGATCGAAGCTTCACGCTGTCCTCGCGCACACCGACATAGTTCCGGTGTAAGTTAGTGACCATTCAGCAGTAAAGCGGAGAGGAACGCGCGGAGAGCCGGACCTGACTCCAGCTTTCTCTCAGGGAACACCAGAGACCGGAACGTGTTGCAGACCGGAACCTTGCAGCGGCCGAGTGGAGGAGCGGAATAAAGGGTGCACGCGTGCGTCTATGGTGTCCGGGCGGAAAACCCGAACAAGCTAGCTGTGCTAACTTTATCTTTGatcaaataagtaaataaataaattaaaaaaaaaaagaattaaaatttccCACATTTAATAAAGACAAGTGTTTAATCCGGGTGAGTatcagctacatcactcaaACGTGCTAGCATTAGTCGCGTTTAGGTAACGATAGTGAGAGTGCTAGTGACGGTAGGGGTTGTGTTCTTCACTGTGTCGGTGTTTcgggagtgtgatggtgtttactgTGTCGGTGTTTcgggagtgtgatggtgtttactgTGTCGGTGTTTcgggagtgtgatggtgtttactgTGTCGGTGTTTcgggagtgtgatggtgtttactgTGTCGGTGTTTcgggagtgtgatggtgtttactgTGTCGGTGTTTcgggagtgtgatggtgtttactgTGTCGGTGTTTCGGGAGTGTGATGGTTGTAATGGTGTCTAACTTCATGTAAAAGTGTTTGGATTTTTATAGTGTTCTATGTATTTGATAGCTTAGTCTATGTAGTGTCATTGaatggtgtttactggtgtgtTAATTGTGTTTACTCGAGATCTCTGGTTTGTTAATGGTGTTTACTGGAGATTTCtggtgtgttaatggtgtttactggtgtgttaacggtgtataatggtgttactggtgttaaATGGTGTTTATTAGTGCTTGGTTGTATTTGTTGGTCGTTTATGGTGTTTAACactatttggtgtgtgtgtgtcagcagcaGCATGGCAGAAACTCAGCGGTATGAGGAACAGTTTGCGCAGCGTTTCTCGGCAGAGGATGAAGAGTTTCAGAGATATCTTCAGCAGCCGGAGGTTCAGCCGCCTGTGGTGGAGGCATGGAGGAGCAGAGACGCTCGGTATTTACACTGATTAAACACTGGTCAAACACTGACTGCACACTGACTGCACACTGATtaaacactgacttcacactgactacacactgactacacactgactacacactgacttcacactgactacacactgactacacactgactacacactggttaatcactgactacacactgactacacactgactacacactgactacacactgacttcacactgactacacactgacttcacactgacttcacactgacttcacactgactacacactgacttcacactgactacacactgacttcacactgactacacactgactacacactgactacacactgacttcacactgactacacactgactacacactggttaatcactgactacacactgactacacactgacttcacactgactacacactgactacacactgactacacactgactacacactgacttcacactgactacacactgactacacactgactacacactggttaatcactgactacacactgactacacactgacttcacactgacttcacactgactacacactgactacacactgactacacactgactacacactgactacacactgacttcacactgactacacactgactacacactgactacacactgactacacactgactacacactgacttcacactgactacacactgactacacactggttaatcactgactacacactgactacacactgactacacactgactacacactggttaatcactgactacacactgactacacactgacttcacactgacttcacactgactacacactgactacacactgactacacactgactacacactgactacacactgactacacactgactacacactgacttcacactgactacacactgacttcacactgactacacactgacttcacactgactacacactgactacacactgacttcacactgactacacactgactacacactgacttcacactgacttcacactgactacacactgactacacactgactacacactgactacacactggttaatcactgactacacactgactacacactgactacacactgacttcacactgactacacactgacttcacactgacttcacactgactacacactgactacacactgactacacactgactacacactgactacacactgacttcacactgactacacactgacttcacactgactacacactgacttcacactgacttcacactgactacacactgacttcacactgacttcacactgactacacactgactacacactgactacacactgacttcacactgactacacactgactacacactgacttcacactgacttcacactgactacacactgactacacactgactacacactgacttcacactgactacacactgactacacactgacttcacactgactacacactgactacacactggttaaacactgacttcacactgacttcacactgactacacactgacttcacactgactacacactgactacacactgactacacactgactacacactgactacacactgacttcacactgactacacactgactacacactgacttcacactgactacacactgacttcacactgactacacactgacttcacactgactacacactgacttcacactgacttcacactgactacacactggttaaacactgacttcacactgactacacactgactacacactgactacacactgactacacactgacttcacactgactacacactgactacacactgactacacactgactacacactgactacacactgacttcacactgactacacactgactacacactgactacacactgactacacactgacttcacactgactacacactgacttcacactgacttcacactgactacacactgacttcacactgactacacactgacttcacactgacttcacactgactacacactgactacacactgacttcacactgacttcacactgactacacactgacttcacactgactacacactgacttcacactgactacacactgactacacactgacttcacactgactacacactgactacacactgacttcacactgacttcacactgactacacactgactacacactgacttcacactgactacacactgactacacactgacttcacactgactacacactggttaatcactgacttcacactgactacacactgacttcacactgactacacactgacttcacactgactacacactgactacacactgactacacactgacttcacactgactacacactggttaatcactgactacacactgactacacactgactacacactgacttcacactgactacacactgactacacactgacttcacactgacttcacactgactacacactgacttcacactgacttcacactgacttcacactgactacacactgactacacactgactacacactgactacacactgactacacactgactacacactgacttcacactgactacacactgactacacactgacttcacactgactacacactgactacacactgacttcacactgacttcacactgactacacactgactacacactgacttcacactgactacacactgacttcacactgacttcacactgacttcacactgactacacactgactacacactgacttcacactgactacacactgacttcacactgactacacactgacttcacactgactacacactgacttcacactgacttcacactgacttcacactgactacacactgacttcacactgacttcacactgacttcacactgacttcacactgacttcacactgactacacactgactacacactgactacacactggttaaacactgacttcacactgactacacactgactacacactggttaaacactgactacacactgactacacactgactacacactgactacacactggttaaacactgacttcacactgactacacactgactacacactgactacacactgacttcacactgacttcacactgacttcacactgacttcacactgacttcacactggttaaacactgacttcacactgactacacactgacttcacactgacttcacactgactacacactgactacacactgactacacactgactacacactgactacacactgactacacactgactacacactggttaaacactgacttcacactgactacacactgacttcacactgactacacactgacttcacactgacttcacactgacttcacactgacttcacactgactacacactgacttcacactgactacacactgactacacactgacttcacactgactacacactgactacacactgactacacactgactacacactgacttcacactgactacacactgactacacactgactacacactgactacacactgacttcacactgacttcacactgactacacactgactacacactgacttcacactgacttcacactgacttcacactgactacacactgacttcacactgactacacactgacttcacactgacttcacactgactacacactgacttcacactgactacacactgacttcacactgactacacactggttaaacactgactacacactgactacacactgacttcacactgactacacactgactacacactgactacacactgactacacactgacttcacactgactacacactgacttcacactgactacacactgactacacactgactacacactgactacacactggttaaacactgacttcacactgactacacactgactacacactgactacacactgactacacactgactacacactgactacacactgacttcacactgactacacactgactacacactgactacacactgacttcacactgactacacactgacttcacactgacttcacactgactacacactgacttcacactgactacacactgactacacactgacttcacactgactacacactgactacacactgactacacactgactacacactggttaaacactgactacacactgactacacactgacttcacactgactacacactgactacacactgacttcacactgacttcacactgactacacactgactacacactgactacacactgactacacactgacttcacactgactacacactgactacacactgactacacactgactacacactgactacacactgactacacactgacttcacactgactacacactgactacacactgacttcacactgacttcacactgactacacactgactacacactgactacacactggttaaacactgacttcacactgactacacactgactacacactgactacacactgactacacactgacttcacactgactacacactgactacacactgacttcacactgacttcacactgacttcacactgactacacactgactacacactgacttcacactgactacacactgactacacactgactacacactgacttcacactgacttcacactgactacacactgactacacactgacttcacactgactacacactgacttcacactgactacacactgacttcacactgactacacactgacttcacactgactacacactgactacacactgactacacactgactacacactgactacacactgacttcacactgacttcacactgacttcacactgacttcacactgactacacactgacttcacactgacttcacactgacttcacactgactacataCTGGTTAatcactgactacacactgactacacactgactacacactgacttcacactgactacacactgactacacactgactacacactgactacacactgacttcacactgactacacactgactacacactggttaaacactgacttcacactgactacacactgacttcacactgacttcacactgactacacactgactacacactggttaaacactgacttcacactgacttcacactgacttcacactgacttcacactgactacacactgactacacactgacttcacactgacttcacactgactacacactgactacacactgactacacactgacttcacactgacttcacactgactacacactgactacacactgactacatactggttaaacactgactacacactgacttcacactgactacataCTGGTTAatcactgactacacactgactacacgcTGACTACACGCTGACTTCAcgctgacttcacactgacttcacactgactacacactgactacacactgactacacactgactacacactgactacacactgactacacactgacttcacactgacttcacactgactacacactgactacacactgactacacactgactacacactggttaaacactgactacacactggttaaacactgactacacactgactacacactgactacacactgactacacactggttaaacactgactacacactgacttcacactgactacacactgacttcacactgactacacactgactacacactgactacacactggttaaacactgactacacactggttaaacactgactacacactgactacacactgacttcacactgacttcacactgactacacactgacttcacactgacttcacactgactacacactgacttcacactgactacacactgacttcacactgacttcacactgacttcacactgacttcacactgacttcacactgactacacactgactacacactgactacacactgactacacactggttaaacactgactacacactgactacacactgactacacactgactacacactgactacacactggttaaacactgactacacactgactacacactgactacacactgacttcacactgacttcacactgactacacactgacttcacactgactacacactgacttcacactgacttcacactgactacacactgacttcacactgactacacactggttaaacactgactacacactgactacacactgacttcacactgacttcacactgactacacactgactacacactgacttcacactgactacacactgactacacactgacttcacactgacttcacactgactacacactgacttcacactgactacacactgacttcacactgacttcacactgactacacactgacttcacactgactacacactggttaaacactgactacacactgactacacactgacttcacactgacttcacactgacttcacactgactacacactgacttcacactgactacacactggttaaacactgactacacactgactacacactgacttcacactgacttcacactgactacacactgactacacactgacttcac
The sequence above is drawn from the Hemibagrus wyckioides isolate EC202008001 linkage group LG04, SWU_Hwy_1.0, whole genome shotgun sequence genome and encodes:
- the LOC131351838 gene encoding RNA guanine-N7 methyltransferase activating subunit-like, with protein sequence MAETQRYEEQFAQRFSAEDEEFQRYLQQPEVQPPVVEAWRSRDARFQDSRHHRGNSGQRSHDQRYGGHHNSYNQRRHYNRY